Proteins from a genomic interval of Corynebacterium freiburgense:
- a CDS encoding RNA polymerase-binding protein RbpA: MADRVLRGSRMGAVSYETDRDHDLAPRQMVKYRTDAGEIFEVPFADDAEIPGTWMCKNGQLGTLVEGEGIEAKPVKPPRTHWDMLRERRTIEELDVLLEERIELLRKRRRNAARLLKQQQEEAEKNG; this comes from the coding sequence ATGGCAGATCGCGTACTTCGTGGCAGTCGCATGGGCGCCGTAAGCTATGAGACGGACCGGGACCATGATTTGGCGCCCCGCCAAATGGTCAAATACCGTACTGACGCCGGCGAAATTTTCGAAGTTCCCTTCGCTGATGACGCTGAGATTCCAGGCACATGGATGTGCAAAAACGGTCAGCTCGGCACACTAGTTGAAGGTGAGGGAATCGAGGCTAAACCAGTAAAGCCTCCACGTACACACTGGGATATGCTCCGTGAGCGGCGCACAATTGAAGAGCTGGATGTTCTACTGGAAGAGCGAATCGAATTATTGCGCAAGCGTCGCAGAAACGCTGCTCGGTTGCTGAAGCAGCAACAGGAAGAAGCCGAAAAGAATGGCTAG
- a CDS encoding polyprenol monophosphomannose synthase, which produces MSKPSDLTLVIIPTYNELENLPLITSRVRSAAPSVDILIVDDNSPDGTGKLADKLAAEDNQIKVLHREGKGGLCGAYVAGFRWGLDQGYNVLCEMDADGSHAPEQLHLLLNQIDQGADLVIGSRYVPGGKVVNWPKKRWVLSKGGNIYISLALGAGLSDMTAGYRAYRRHVLEAIDFNELSSVGYIFQVDLAWRAVREGYDVREVPITFTEREIGESKLDGSFVKDSLLEVTRWGISHRGSQLRELVKESSKIARHEFKNAKKKFR; this is translated from the coding sequence ATGAGCAAACCCAGCGACCTCACGCTGGTCATTATCCCGACCTATAACGAGCTGGAAAACCTCCCACTTATTACCAGCCGTGTTCGTTCCGCAGCCCCGAGTGTGGACATTCTTATTGTGGATGACAATAGTCCGGATGGTACTGGCAAACTGGCAGACAAACTGGCCGCCGAAGATAATCAAATAAAAGTACTGCATCGTGAAGGCAAAGGCGGATTGTGCGGCGCTTACGTGGCGGGCTTCCGATGGGGGCTAGACCAGGGATATAACGTCCTGTGCGAAATGGATGCAGACGGTTCCCACGCCCCTGAACAACTTCATTTACTGCTTAATCAAATTGATCAAGGTGCCGATCTTGTTATTGGTTCACGTTATGTTCCCGGCGGCAAAGTAGTGAACTGGCCCAAAAAGCGCTGGGTGCTTTCAAAGGGTGGAAATATCTATATTTCGCTGGCACTCGGTGCGGGTCTTTCCGATATGACCGCTGGCTACCGTGCATACCGTAGGCATGTATTAGAAGCAATCGACTTTAATGAGCTTTCCAGCGTTGGCTATATCTTCCAGGTCGATTTAGCTTGGCGAGCAGTACGCGAAGGCTACGACGTACGCGAGGTGCCTATTACATTTACTGAGCGGGAAATTGGTGAATCCAAACTTGACGGTTCTTTTGTCAAAGACTCCCTTTTGGAAGTTACGCGTTGGGGCATTTCCCACCGCGGTAGCCAATTGCGTGAATTAGTGAAAGAATCCTCGAAAATTGCCCGACACGAATTTAAGAATGCGAAAAAGAAGTTCCGTTAA